A stretch of the Capsicum annuum cultivar UCD-10X-F1 chromosome 8, UCD10Xv1.1, whole genome shotgun sequence genome encodes the following:
- the LOC107839327 gene encoding rho GTPase-activating protein 5, with translation MTRLLRSKSYTFGRRVSASSSSTVLDLSPRCSSLYDYEQVNKEEEEEEEEEEEEFLSPVRVSGDERRRESNENNQSPILAVLVTALRKSLVTCSVDRDDVANMDIGWPTDVCHVSHVTFDRFNGFLGLPIELQPEVPRKVPSASASVFGVSVQSMQCSYDNRGNSVPTILLELQSRLYTEGGLQVEGIFRINAENSQGETVRNQLNSRGIVPYGIDVHCLAGLIKAWFRELPTGVLDSLTPEQVMNCNTEEECTQLVSLLPPTEAGLLDWAINLMADVVHNECYNKMNARNIAMVFAPNMTQMVDPLTALIHAVQVMNFLKTLVIKTLREREESHVTCQMQSPCANISSCMADYLSKQSNGVLTKEPVLDVCSHEEQTAGELSRSNTLDSTECESGEQFWNCRSTSDAGEECDSIVKTSPVAHKRQTLESRFKEGFDTEEVENTVVRLSLRKGMQKLCRHPVFQLSKPVKKSRLIGIVNSRRGGGEALA, from the exons ATGACTCGGCTTTTGCGATCTAAGTCGTATACATTTGGCCGTCGGGTGTCTGCTTCCAGTTCCTCAACAGTACTAGACTTGTCGCCTCGATGTTCCTCGCTCTATGATTACGAACAagtgaataaagaagaagaagaagaagaggaggaggaagaagaagagtttTTGAGTCCGGTTCGGGTTTCGGGCGATGAGCGTAGACGTGAGAGCAATGAGAATAATCAATCCCCAATTCTGGCGGTTCTGGTGACGGCGTTAAGGAAGTCGTTGGTGACTTGCAGTGTGGATAGGGATGATGTGGCTAATATGGATATTGGATGGCCTACTGATGTTTGTCATGTTTCTCACGTCACCTTTGATCGTTTCAATGGCTTCCTTGGATTGCCTATTGAGCTCCAGCCTGAAGTCCCCCGTAAAGTCCCTAGCGCAAG TGCAAGTGTATTTGGAGTTTCTGTCCAGTCAATGCAGTGTTCATATGACAATAGAGGAAACAGTGTGCCAACAATACTTCTTGAGCTGCAGAGTCGTCTGTATACTGAAGGAGGCCTTCAA GTAGAAGGAATATTCCGGATTAATGCTGAGAATAGTCAAGGAGAAACTGTGAGGAACCAGCTGAATAGTAGAGGCATTGTACCATATGGAATTGATGTTCATTGTTTGGCAGGATTGATTAAG GCATGGTTTAGGGAGCTGCCTACAGGTGTACTAGATTCCCTAACCCCGGAGCAGGTGATGAATTGCAACACTGAAGAAGAGTGCACCCAACTAGTGAGCTTACTTCCTCCAACTGAAGCCGGACTGCTTGACTGGGCAATCAATTTAATGGCAGACGTTGTGCATAATGAGTGTTATAACAAGATGAATGCAAGGAATATTGCCATGGTTTTTGCCCCTAACATGACTCAG ATGGTTGATCCTTTGACCGCACTGATTCATGCAGTCCAAGTAATGAACTTCCTTAAGACACTTGTTATAAAGACCCTTCGTGAAAGAGAAGAGTCACATGTGACATGCCAAATGCAGTCACCATGTGCTAACATTTCCAGTTGCATGGCAGATTATCTCTCTAAACAATCAAATGGAGTACTTACAAAAGAACCAGTTCTGGACGTCTGTTCTCACGAAGAGCAAACTGCTGGTGAACTCTCAAGAAGTAACACTTTAGACAGTACAGAGTGCGAGTCAGGGGAGCAATTCTGGAACTGTAGGAGCACAAGTGATGCTGGAGAGGAATGCGATTCCATTGTGAAGACATCTCCAGTTGCTCACAAAAGACAAACACTAGAGAGTAGGTTTAAAGAGGGATTCGACACGGAGGAGGTTGAGAATACAGTGGTTAGGCTTAGTTTAAGGAAAGGAATGCAAAAGCTATGCAGGCATCCTGTATTTCAACTGAGTAAGCCAGTGAAGAAGAGCAGACTTATCGGGATTGTAAATAGTAGGAGAGGAGGCGGAGAAGCATTGGCATGA